The sequence GGTCAATGTCAAGATCCTGGTAGAGTATTCAAGGGGAAGAAAATGGCTGGTCATTTAGGTAATAGCAGAGTAACTGTGCAGAATATGAAAATATTATCCATTGATTATGAAAATAGCATAATTGCTGTAAAGGGTAATAATGTTCCTGGGTATAAAAACTCTTATGTTTTTGTGAGAGATGCAGTTAAAAAGCCTTTACATAAAGATGTTCCTTTTCCAGCAGGTCTGCTGTTGAATATGAGTGATGATGCTAATAATTTGGTGAGTTAGTTATGGAATGTGAATTAGTTGATCTATCTAATAATAATGTAGGTAGTGTTGAGCTTAATCCCTTGATATTTTCTGCCAAGCAAAAATTGAGTATTTTGCATGATATAGTGAGATGGCAATTAGCAAAGAGAAGAGTTGGTGCTCATAAAACAAAGGGTATCAGTGATGTTTCTGGTACAACAGCTAAGCCGTATGGTCAAAAACGTACCGGCAGGGCGAGACAGGGGAGCTTGCGATCTCCTCAGTTTAGAGGTGGTGGAATTATTTTTGGTCCTGTTGTGAGGAGTCATGCTTATTCTCTTAATAAAAAGGTACGTAAATTTGGTTTGAAAATTGCTTTATCTCTAAAATATTTAAATAATCAAGTTATTGTTCTTGATAGTTTAAATGTTGATGTGAAGAAAACATCTAAAATGTGTGAATATATTAAAAATTTTAAATTTTCTTCTTTTTTAATAGTTGGTGATTATGGAGATGATTTGTTACGTGCTGCTAAAAATTTGCATTATGTAGATTTAATCAAACCTATTGGGTTAAATGTTTTTGATATATTGAATCATGAATGCGTGATGTTAACAAAAGACACTTTAAAGCATCTTGAAGGTAGATTGTTATGATTAAATATAATAATATAATAAAATCTCCTGTAATCACAGAAAAGGCTTCTCTTTTAAGAGAGAAGTTTAATAAATACTCTTTGTATGTTTTTGTAAATGTAAATAAGCGTCAAATAAAATCGGCAATAGAGTCTTTATTTAATGTCAGAATTTCTTCTATAAATGTTATTAGAGTTAAACCTAAATATAGACGTTTCAGGGGTGTGGTTGGTTGTAAAAAACAGAGAAAAAAGGTTTATTTTTCTTTGATAGATGGTCAAAAATTAGATATAATGAGCGTTTAATATGGGTATGAAACTTTTTAATCCTGTTACTCCGTCTTCTCGTGGGACTATATTAATAAGTAAAATTGGTTTATCAAAAGATAAGCCGGAGAAGTCTCTTGTATTTGGTAAGAAATCCAGTGGTGGAAGAAATAATCATGGTAGAATTACAACTCGTCACAGGGGTGGTGGTCACAAGAAGAAGTATAGAGTTATAGATTTTAAACGTAATAGAAGTGATCAGGGTATAGTTGAGAAAATAGAGTATGATCCAAATAGAAGTGGGTTTTTAGCATTAGTATCATATAAGGAAGATGATACTAAATCTTATATATTAGCTCCTCAAGGTATGAAGCCTGGTGATGTTGTGACAGCTGGAGATGATGCTGATATTTTACCAGGGAATTGTTTACTACTCAAGCATATACCTGTTGGTTCTTTCGTTCATAATGTTGAGCTGAAGCCAGGTAATGGTGCTGCGATTGCTAGAGCTGCTGGTTGTTATGCACAAATCGTTGGTCGTGATGGCCAATATGTTTTATTACGACTCAGGTCTGGTCAAATTAGGTTGATTTTATCTTCTTGCAAGGCTACTATTGGTGTAGTATCTAACCCTGACCATAAGAATAGAAAGTTGGGTAAAGCTGGGAGAAGTAGGTGGCTTGGGATTAGACCTACTGTACGTGGAGTTGCAATGAATCCGGTTGACCATCCTCATGGAGGTGGAGAGGGAAAAACTTCTGGTGGTCGTCATCCTGTTACTCCTTGGGGTGTTGCAACAAAAGGAAAGAAAACTAGGAAAAAAAATAAATCTAGTGATAAGTATATAAAAAAATTGAAAGGTTAATTTATGAGTAGATCTGTATGGAAACCACCTTTTTTACACCCATCTGTACTAAGATTAGTTCAGAGAACTTTAAAAGAGGGTTCTATTAATAAGGTGATAAAAATTCATTCCAGGGCTTCTGTAATTCTTCCTAATTGTTTGGGTTTAAAGTTTGCTGTTTATAATGGTAAAGATTACATTCCTGTTAGTGTTGATAATGAGAATATGATAGGTCATAAATTTGGTGAATTTTCACCTACTCGTAAATTTACTGGGCACGGTAGTGATAAAAAGGCAACAAGAAGATAGGTAATTTATATGAAAAATAGGGATATAATAGTTGAGGCTGGTTCTAGGGTTTTAAGATCGACTCCTCGCAAATTGAATTTGGTTGCTGATTTAGTACGTAATAAAAAAGTTTCTTTTGCTAATGTACAATTAAGATTTTGTGAAAAAAAAGCTGCTGGTTTTATAATGAAAGTGTTGAATTCTGCAATTTCTAATGCTCAAAATAATTATGGATTGAACATTGATAATTTATATATAAAGGAAGTTTTAATAGGTAAGTCCCTTACTTTGCGTAGAGTATATCCAAAAGCTATGGGTAGGGCTAATAGAATGAGTAAATTTTATAGTAATATTACTATAAAATTGAAAGAAATTGTATGATTTATAGAAATGGAAAGTTAATAAGGAAAGTGTAAAAATATGGGACAGAAGGTTAATCCTAAAGTATTTAGATTACAAGTAAATAGTAATACCTGGGATTCTGTTTGGTGTGCTACAGACGATTATAAGCAGAGATTGCATCACGATCTATTTATTCGCAGTTATATAAATGAATCCTTTAAGCATGCTGGTATTTCTAAAGTAATTGTAGAGCGTACAGTTAATTTAGTGTCTGTAATAATACATTCTTCTAAGCCTGGAATTGTAATAGGTAAGAAAGGTTTAGATGTTGAGAAGATAAAGCAAAAAATAGCTAAAAAAGTAGAAAGTAGTGTCGAAGTGAATGTAGTAGGAGTTAAAAAGTCTGAAATAGATGCAGTTTTAATATCAAGGAGTATTACACATCAGCTAGAAAAAAGGATTTCATGTAGAAGAGCGATGAAAAAAGCTATTCAAAATTGTTTGAAGATGGGTGCTGAGGGTATTAAAGTAAGTTGCTCTGGGCGTCTTGGCGGAGCTGAAATAGCTCGTACTGAATGGTACAAAGAAGGTCGTTTGCCTTTACACACTTTGCGTGCTAATATAGATTATGCTTTTTGTGAAGCGAAGACTATATGTGGTATTATAGGAGTTAAAGTTTGGGTTTATGTTGGTAGTTAAGGTATATTGAAATGTTTGTTCCCAAAAAGAGTAAATATAAAAAGGTATTTAAGGGGAGAATCAAGGGTAATGCTAAGGGTGGTAGCACGCTGTCTTTTGGAGATTATGGATTAAAAGCTATGGAAGTAGGTAAGGTTCAGTCTAAACATATTGAAACTGCAAGGCGCGTAATATCTAGAACGTTAAAACGCTCTGGTAAAGTGTGGATAAGAATTTTTCCTGATACCCCGGTTAGTAAAAAGCCAGCAGATGTACGTATGGGTAAAGGGAAAGGTAGTGTTGAATTTTGGGTATTTAAAGCTAAGCCCGGTAGGGTTTTGTTTGAAATTAGTAGTGATGTTCCCATGCATTTAGCAAGATTGGCGCTTGAAAAAGCGACTGCTAAGCTTCCTATGAAGTGTAAATTTATATCTAATCATAATTGAATGGAGTTGCAATGGATATAGTTAAATTTGAATCAGAATCTTCACAAGGATTACATGAACTTCTTGTGAATTTGAGGAAAGAATTTGTTAATTTGGCTTTTCAAAAAAAGCTGGGCCAGTGCAACAATTTTTCGCGTTTTAGCTTAATAAGAAAGAGCATAGCTCATGGTCTAACTGTATTAAATAGAAGAAAGAGAGAGGGAAAAAATGCCTAAAAAGGTTTTTTGTGGTGTCGTAACTAATGCTGAATCTGATAAGACTGTAAAGGTTTCGGTGTTACAAGTGTATAAGGATAGGCTGTATAAAAAAGTTATTAAAAAATACAAGAAGTATACAGCACATGATGAGAATAATAGTTGCAAAAAGGGAGATAGGGTTTTAATACAGGAACATAAGCCTATTTCTGTTACTAAAAAATGGGTTGTTATCAATAGCTAAAAAGGAATAGGTATTTATATGATTCAAAAAAATACATTGTTAGAAGTAGCTGATAATTCTGGCGCGCGTGCAGTCCTTTGTATTGGCTTGTTAGGTGGTAGGAAATCTGCATCTGTAGGTGATACGGTTATTATATCTACTAAGTCTATTAACCCAAAAGGTAAAGTTGAAAAAGGAAAAGTATATAAAGCAGTTGTTGTTAGAGTAAAAAATAGTGTTAAGAAATCTGATGGTTCTGTAATTCGTTTTTCTAGCAATGCTGTGGTTTTAATTAATGATCAAGGTGAACCACTTGGCACTCGGGTGTTTGGTCCAGTAAAAAAGTTATTATCTGGTTCTTTTATGAAAATAATGTCATTAGCTGATGAGGTTTTATAATGAGTGCTAAAATAAAAAGTGGTGATGATATTATAGTTTTAACTGGTAAAGATAAGAGAAAAATTGGTAAGGTAATCAAAGTTATAATACGTGATGCTAAAAAGAAAGTAGTTGTTTCTGGAGTAAATGTGTGTAAGAGACATACTAAACCAAGAGCTGGTAGTGGTGGTGGTATATTGAATAAAGAGTTAGCTATTGATGTATCTAATGTTGCAATATTGGATCCTAAGTGTAAAACTCCAACTAAAGTAGGATTTAAGATTATAGATGGTAGAAAAGTGCGTTTTGCAAAAGTTTCTGGAGAAGTGATAGATTAGGTTGATATGTTTAAACAATTGTATAAAGATAATATAGTAAAATCCTTAAAGGATAAGTTTAATTACGGCAATGTAATGCAAGTGCCTAAACTTGTCAAGGTGTGTATCAATATGGGTGTTGGAGATGCTGCTACGGACAATAAAGCGATAAATGAGCCACTTGATAATCTACATTTGATTGCTGGGCAAAAGCCTGTGTTAACCTTTGCAAAAAAATCTATTTCTGGTTTTAAAATTAGAAAAGGTGCAACTGTAGGTTGTAAAGTGACTTTGCGTAGAAATAAAATGTATGAATTCTTAGAAAGATTAATATATATTGCTTTGCCAAGGGAAAAAGATTTTAGAGGGTTTAGTGTGAAGCAATTTGATGGTCATGGTAATTTTTCCTTTGGTATCAAGGAGCATATATCATTTTTAGAAATAGACTATGATAAAATAAGTAAAATTAGAGGTATGGATATTAATATTATAACAAGTGCAGTTAGTGATAAGGAAGCAAAGGAATTATTACTGGCTCTTAAATTCCCTTTTTTTGATAATTGAGAGAAAATATATATGGCAAAAAAATCCATGATACAGAAGAATCTTCGTAGAATAAAGTTATGCGATCAGTATAGGGAGAGAAGGGAAGAATTAAAATCTATAATGAATAATAAGGATTTATCTATTGTAAAAAGGTTTGCAGCTCAAAGTAAGCTGATTAAAAAATTGCCTAGAGATTCTTCTAAAATCAGAATTAGGAATAGATGCGCTTTAACTGGTAGGCCGAGAGGGGTATATAGAAAATTTGGTTTATGTAGGATTGTTTTACGTGATTTGTGTTCTTTTGGACAAGTTCCAGGGGTTACAAAATCTAGTTGGTAAATGTGATATAAGGAGTGTAATAGTGTCGTTATCTGATAGTATTGGTGATTTTTTAACAAGAATACGTAATGCTCAATTGGCAATGCATAGGGAAACAAGAGTCCTATTCTCTAAAGTGAATTCTTCTATATTGAAGATCTTAAAAGAGGAAGGGTATATTCTTAATTATAAAAAGCAAGAGAGTGATAGTGTCCCTTCGCTTGTTGTGCAGTTGAAGTATTATGATAAATCACCTGTGATTAATGATATAGCTAGGGTATCAAAGCCCGGTTGTCGTTATTATTCTAAGTGTAAGGACATTTCTAAAGCATATAATGGTCTTGGAATTTTTATTATATCCACGCCGAAAGGAGTGATGACCGATTATAATGCACGTAGATTAAAAGTTGGTGGAGAAGTTTTGTGTCGTGTATTTTAAATGATAGGAGAAATGTATGTCTCGTATAGGTGCCGCACCTATCAATATTCCTGCTGATCTTTCAGTTGAATATAATGATGGTAGGGTATTAATAAGAAGTGTTAGGGCAGAAAAAGAGCTGAATTTGTGTAGTGGCATTCTGTGTCAGATAGTTGATAATCAATTGTTACTTTCTGTTGATCAAGGCAGGGATGATTATGATAAAATAAAATCTATATGGGGCACTTATAGAAGTAATATTAATAACATGATTAACGGTATGGTTAATGATTTTTCTGTTGATCTTGAGATTAATGGTGTAGGGTATAAAGCAGAATGTGATGATAAGTATTTGACTTTATATCTTGGTTATAGTCATAATATTAAGTATAAAGTGCCTAAAGACGTTGAGATTAAGTGTATAAAGCCAACTCATTTAGTGATTCGCGG is a genomic window of Wolbachia endosymbiont (group B) of Germaria angustata containing:
- the rpsC gene encoding 30S ribosomal protein S3, with translation MGQKVNPKVFRLQVNSNTWDSVWCATDDYKQRLHHDLFIRSYINESFKHAGISKVIVERTVNLVSVIIHSSKPGIVIGKKGLDVEKIKQKIAKKVESSVEVNVVGVKKSEIDAVLISRSITHQLEKRISCRRAMKKAIQNCLKMGAEGIKVSCSGRLGGAEIARTEWYKEGRLPLHTLRANIDYAFCEAKTICGIIGVKVWVYVGS
- the rplE gene encoding 50S ribosomal protein L5, coding for MFKQLYKDNIVKSLKDKFNYGNVMQVPKLVKVCINMGVGDAATDNKAINEPLDNLHLIAGQKPVLTFAKKSISGFKIRKGATVGCKVTLRRNKMYEFLERLIYIALPREKDFRGFSVKQFDGHGNFSFGIKEHISFLEIDYDKISKIRGMDINIITSAVSDKEAKELLLALKFPFFDN
- the rplV gene encoding 50S ribosomal protein L22, whose amino-acid sequence is MKNRDIIVEAGSRVLRSTPRKLNLVADLVRNKKVSFANVQLRFCEKKAAGFIMKVLNSAISNAQNNYGLNIDNLYIKEVLIGKSLTLRRVYPKAMGRANRMSKFYSNITIKLKEIV
- the rplN gene encoding 50S ribosomal protein L14 — encoded protein: MIQKNTLLEVADNSGARAVLCIGLLGGRKSASVGDTVIISTKSINPKGKVEKGKVYKAVVVRVKNSVKKSDGSVIRFSSNAVVLINDQGEPLGTRVFGPVKKLLSGSFMKIMSLADEVL
- the rplP gene encoding 50S ribosomal protein L16, which produces MFVPKKSKYKKVFKGRIKGNAKGGSTLSFGDYGLKAMEVGKVQSKHIETARRVISRTLKRSGKVWIRIFPDTPVSKKPADVRMGKGKGSVEFWVFKAKPGRVLFEISSDVPMHLARLALEKATAKLPMKCKFISNHN
- a CDS encoding 50S ribosomal protein L23, translating into MIKYNNIIKSPVITEKASLLREKFNKYSLYVFVNVNKRQIKSAIESLFNVRISSINVIRVKPKYRRFRGVVGCKKQRKKVYFSLIDGQKLDIMSV
- the rplF gene encoding 50S ribosomal protein L6 translates to MSRIGAAPINIPADLSVEYNDGRVLIRSVRAEKELNLCSGILCQIVDNQLLLSVDQGRDDYDKIKSIWGTYRSNINNMINGMVNDFSVDLEINGVGYKAECDDKYLTLYLGYSHNIKYKVPKDVEIKCIKPTHLVIRGMDKQKVYMVASDICKIRKYDPYKGKGIVIKGKFMLRKVVNKKK
- the rpsN gene encoding 30S ribosomal protein S14; this translates as MAKKSMIQKNLRRIKLCDQYRERREELKSIMNNKDLSIVKRFAAQSKLIKKLPRDSSKIRIRNRCALTGRPRGVYRKFGLCRIVLRDLCSFGQVPGVTKSSW
- the rpsH gene encoding 30S ribosomal protein S8 → MSLSDSIGDFLTRIRNAQLAMHRETRVLFSKVNSSILKILKEEGYILNYKKQESDSVPSLVVQLKYYDKSPVINDIARVSKPGCRYYSKCKDISKAYNGLGIFIISTPKGVMTDYNARRLKVGGEVLCRVF
- the rpmC gene encoding 50S ribosomal protein L29, translating into MDIVKFESESSQGLHELLVNLRKEFVNLAFQKKLGQCNNFSRFSLIRKSIAHGLTVLNRRKREGKNA
- the rplB gene encoding 50S ribosomal protein L2, whose product is MGMKLFNPVTPSSRGTILISKIGLSKDKPEKSLVFGKKSSGGRNNHGRITTRHRGGGHKKKYRVIDFKRNRSDQGIVEKIEYDPNRSGFLALVSYKEDDTKSYILAPQGMKPGDVVTAGDDADILPGNCLLLKHIPVGSFVHNVELKPGNGAAIARAAGCYAQIVGRDGQYVLLRLRSGQIRLILSSCKATIGVVSNPDHKNRKLGKAGRSRWLGIRPTVRGVAMNPVDHPHGGGEGKTSGGRHPVTPWGVATKGKKTRKKNKSSDKYIKKLKG
- the rpsS gene encoding 30S ribosomal protein S19, whose product is MSRSVWKPPFLHPSVLRLVQRTLKEGSINKVIKIHSRASVILPNCLGLKFAVYNGKDYIPVSVDNENMIGHKFGEFSPTRKFTGHGSDKKATRR
- the rpsQ gene encoding 30S ribosomal protein S17 — protein: MPKKVFCGVVTNAESDKTVKVSVLQVYKDRLYKKVIKKYKKYTAHDENNSCKKGDRVLIQEHKPISVTKKWVVINS
- the rplD gene encoding 50S ribosomal protein L4, whose product is MECELVDLSNNNVGSVELNPLIFSAKQKLSILHDIVRWQLAKRRVGAHKTKGISDVSGTTAKPYGQKRTGRARQGSLRSPQFRGGGIIFGPVVRSHAYSLNKKVRKFGLKIALSLKYLNNQVIVLDSLNVDVKKTSKMCEYIKNFKFSSFLIVGDYGDDLLRAAKNLHYVDLIKPIGLNVFDILNHECVMLTKDTLKHLEGRLL
- the rplX gene encoding 50S ribosomal protein L24; the encoded protein is MSAKIKSGDDIIVLTGKDKRKIGKVIKVIIRDAKKKVVVSGVNVCKRHTKPRAGSGGGILNKELAIDVSNVAILDPKCKTPTKVGFKIIDGRKVRFAKVSGEVID